The genomic DNA TCTTGATGTCATAGACGTAGAAGAAAGGTTCCTTCCAATCCCTCTCGTGGCTGATCTTGCCTTCATTGAATTCCTTGTTGTTCAGCCACTTGTTGACTACAAAGACATGGTAGCCAAGGATTGATTTTCTGATGCTGTAAAAGAAGCTGAATTCCTTCATGGAGGGCGCGCCCAGTCCAAGATTGTGGTACATGATGTACAGAGCCCATGCTAGCTTGTACGAGTTTGGAGACAATTGGACCGGGGCAACGTCATACCacttcaaaatctttttcatgtATGGGTGCAAGGGCGCGCCCACGCCTAGAGAGATCAGTTTTGGTGTGAGCACCATTATAGGGATCCTTTAATTCCCAATGTTGAAAATGTGTGGCCTCATTGTACGAAGAGGGCGCGCCCAGATGCCCTCCATGTCATAGTATTTCATGTGCCACTAAATTTCCAAGTTAGTTGCAGTGGAGTCAAGGGCAACACAAGCTAGCTTGCTTTCTTTTTTCCTTCGGGCATTTTTCTCTGCCTAAGTTAGAGCACCAAGCTTTGTCCAGTCACAATCCACTTCAACATCTGAGGGTTCCCAGTGTTCGAGAGGTGGATTGGATTTTTGAGGGGACACCGGATACTTTTCAGGATCAGGAATCCTCTTTTCAAACTCACTTACGCTGAGAGGAGACGCGTCCTGAGAAGCAGCCACGTCCTGTGAGGAAGCAGCGTCCTGAGAAGCTGACGCGTCCTGAGTAGGGGACGCGTCTTCATATGAAGTAATCATGCGTAGAGGTTGTTTGTTAGTGGTGGGTACAATTTCATCATCTGTCCAATCTTCGATAGCAGCTCTAGCATTGAGAATTGGAGTTCTTTTTCGTTTGAATCCTTTCTTTTTCATTCTAGAGCTTATGGGGATGTGATCCATAGAATCGGAACTGGAATCAGACATTAAAGAAGTCTTTGATTTGAGAGATTCGAAGACGCGTCTTTCTGCTTTATGGAAGGAACTCGTCTTGTGAAATTCAGGGAAATCGAGTTTGAAAGAGATCAAGTGTGGGGAATAAATCTCAAGGCGTTTGTTGAGAACTTTAAATGGATGGAAAGGTGATGAAgaagacgcgtcctccagctgcaaaagaaggaagaaaaactTGAGGACGCGTCCAcataaaaaaaagagaagaaaggaAGATACCGGAAACGTACGAGGACGCGTTCTAAGAATCTATCGCAGGAGACGCACTCCGATGACGCGTCCTAGTAAGGTATTGTCTCTATATGACCTTTGGTTAAAATAACGTAAACACATGTCTTAAGCAAGGATTTGGGGGAGCGCCCTGATGGGAAGACGTGTCCAATATGGTTGCAACGCAGTAGAATTTTAATCGACTATAATCGATTTGGGGGAAATTCCCTAAGAACCTAGAAACATGTAATTTGAGAATCAAAGAAGCTAAATACGGCGGTTTTAcagatatatacacatatatatacaaaagaaaatgaagaacaaTTGAGATAAACATGAAGCATACGAACAGTCTTTTGCTTATTACGGTTGGATTACTCAACCAAATAAAGAAATAAAAGATGATTTACGTACCTCATATGATGGGGGTTGGATTAAGCTAGAAAAATAGAGCAATGGCTGGTGGAATCGTCGGATTCTTGAACTTAGCTTCTTGCAGCGACGACAATGGTGTTTTTGAAGAGAGAGAAAAGAGGAAAGTGACAATGATGTGATGTGACTAaggtatttatagaaaagtaggtGGATGACGTGTGCACCAGCTGTCACGGAACGGGTAGTTGTGAATAAAAACCTTGGGCGCGTCTAGGTGTTAGGTAGCGTCCTAACGTACTGCAATGGGGTAATCCAAATTTTGCTTATGGTTGTGAGTaaaattccaatttttttttcaactataaatggaatttggggggtagttgttatacccaaaaatttggcattggattgactcgggtcaaatgCGGATTAAGTACAGTCAGAACCGGTATTGCATTGTAGAAGGTAAGGACACGTCCAGGCACAGAGGACGCGCCTACATTCGAGGAGATGTTTTATGATCTGGTAATAGAGAAGCTTGGGAGTGCATGATTAGGGAAGAACGCGTCCAAGTGTTGTGGACGCGTCAGCCGTGGTAAAAATACTTGGCAAATGTGGTCTTTTGGCAATGGAAGCTGGAGGACGCACCCGACCTGTTAGGACGCATCTTGTCGTCGTGACATGCTGTAAGAAACAATTGTTGAAGAAACAATGCTGGCTTTATAAAGGTGAGGACGCGCCCAGGGTCTAaggacgcgtcctgtgtttgGTCAATACACTTTTAATGGTGACTTCATGATAAAGCTTGCATAGAGAGGAGCAGTGGAGGTTATttttactaacgtatttgttgcaggtactctttgaagaattccctccttgagacggtcaaggagggggatgtccgtgaaaagcttgaaggcctctaGGGGTGTGCCTGATGATTGAAtgcctcctcctgtattcaacgggtgtcctcgttggggatgcatGGTTAATATTGGTGTGTGCTTTGAGAACTCcgttcttgtattcaacgggtgccctcgttggagaactttgaagtcatcctgcactttgcacccaagagcttgggatcacctgttGTAAAATctgggaaaattatgtgaatattatatgttaaataaataaatattgtgtgttttataaattaaagtaattgttgctataatatgagatgttataactgttatgtgtgtttttgtgcgggccagaatttttttttcgattgattaaaaaaAAATGTTTAAATTACAATTATAAGAACTTATTTGCAATCGGGACGTGTATTATTAGCATCTTTATTGAgttacctgttttatttgattttatgtgcgtttgaatgtattttacgtgttttcgggattttctggtaatttagggatcatttttgtttttcaaaaatcaacggaccgggaccccaccgggacgaaaaaccccacaaaatcgatgtttttatttttataaaattattcgtacttcaaataccctttatttttatatttttgaattattcacgatttttgggaattttgacattaattttgtattttatcatttttaaaattattccccgtaattattattttggggccctaattattgtaattaggggataaaaacacccttaatttattttgggataTAATTTTTGTATAGATATAAATAGGCCATTATTTCTTTTAGTTTCTTTTAATTTCATTAAAACCAAAAATCAAGAATATAATTTTGGGGGTAAAATCTTGTCAAGAACACAAATTCagtgatattgggagttctaggaatCCTCTGTTGATGCTCTTGTAACCAAAATAATCCTTATTAGGAGCCCGTTCTATTGATATCAAAATCACGAATTGAGGGTGAGTATTCTGTAAAATCGATTTTTTTAGTTTTGTTCTTGAAATCGTTCTTGAGTTGTGTTGATTTTTGATTGATTCTGATGTTACAGATAGTTTTAGATGATGTTTTCCAGTCGTTTTGATTATAAATATGTGTTGTTTGATCCCCGAAGTGTTGAAGTCGAGTTCTAAgtttttgtggatttttcaattTGATTTTATGGATTATAATGATGTTCTTAGTTATACTTGATGATTGGATTAGTTTGTATGTGTTCTGGGCTTCATTTTGATACCGAGAACTCAAGTTTTGGCGTTGATTTGGTTATAATCGGGTTTTCCGATTTGGTTCGCCGGGAAATGTTTGAATTTGATCGGAGTTGTTGTTTGGGTTGAAGTTGGAGGTTAATATGGTTGCAGTTGAGTTCCTGGGAAAGATTGGAATCGATTGGTATAAAAACCCATCGAGTTTGGCTATGATTCGAGGTTGTGGTGTGGTTTCTGGGCGGCGCCGGATTCCGGGAGGCTTCGCCGGATTCTGGAATCATTTCCAGTTTCCGTCGGGTGCTCTTGAATTTCCGGCCGTTTCCCCACCGCACAGGCCGCTGTTCGATCCATTGGAAGGGATGACCCAAATACCAATTAACgtttctgattttctttttactttttaataaaaatcatttttcctattttcaaaaatcaatttatttaattctaaaaatcagttattaattattttaaattcctaaaattattttctttaattattttcaaaaatacaatttgatttaattatttataatttattttagttaattatttatgaatataattaattgattaaaaatcaattaattttatttataaataattaaataaatgtaaattatttataattaattcaaataatttctaaaaattattttaaggttttaaaaattatattttggtatttaaaaatcaattaatattattattaattgatttaaatttatttattcttattttattcataataattaaaccgttcgtccgtttaatacgaaacgaacgcgtatagactcagaaaaatattgcgcttccaataaaaatacttttaagtcctaatctcttttgtattgcaatgtcatgtgagatatatatcagtttgagtcggtatctgatcggtaaatattattattgaactaattttcattctgaacgcactgagacgtacctttttaatgatctgacttatgtgttacatgaaatatgtgagtacgtgttatacgaataccatgattacgtgttacgtgatatacatgttatctgttacagttttaaaatgtcatgctagttataaacgatcgggtagatgttaagacgtatagttacgtcgattgagtttggtctatcaattaagatagttcttttgtttatagaatcgagtagcaaggagtgcagtcaagtgttagacggagatagtagccagcagttataagcagagttatagtaagaagttgtcgagcataccaggcaagtaccctaacttcacttatcgttcaagtgatgttcatttagaactatattatgcaagtattctcccctattctaaattcagaataacttattgttttacatattcaaatataagaactggttataaatactttgatagcatattgaatatcaatattcctatatttattgacattctcgTATTCTAGTAATCATTCTTCTAGAACCAATCTTTTGattcgatagatagtgaataactatactatccagatatactctatacagtgagactttgaattgagattagcgaataactaattgttctagttatttcgccatcagttgttgagataactccggaccatgtgacatggggagttgaatagataaggatgtcattgatccgactcctttaatcaaaattgttttgtgaattgattcttggttagcacaagagaccgaggcaccggtccagcgtgagttattatacgaaagtgtaatatcttgctaggcgagtatatgccttcttcatggatatccaataggtacggtatggctgcgggatatcgatacctatatttacggtatggctgcgggataccggtgttgtttcatgactgatcatcaggaacaacatagtgcataattgtgttttattaaactgtcgcttaaactttaaagtttatatcagcttctgattttactcagatattgttattgttgttcatttacaaactttatactgcttgctgagcatttctttcgctcatacttgtttattattctaatatttcagctaagccagagcaggcttgagtcccaagtttgaccagaagtcgagtgcttgtaaatagtttggtgtgtttttccaggtagacagtttgggacgcttgaatagtataaaggtttgtaataaaatttgaataagttgtaaaactaattagactcatggtttgtaataacagttggtttgtattagtgcctattccatactataacctgtgatcgatccagttgcatgcaaggggtcatatttattatattattccactgtgattattttattatagtttattggctagtgacccccaaatctagaccccgggtttggagggcgccacacctgtcctgttatctggtgggttatcctcattcgggggacagtGATGCGTCCGACACTTGGGGTGAATCGTGGCTGTACCTGtgtccgtaaatcaagggagatacctgtagcggagtgttatccttgcgcaggaaGATGCACTATCTGTGAAGTCCTGTGATTACggatgagccttgggcctttgcggttgggcctcatagttggacacTCCTAAAGTTAGTGGAAGACGGATTCTGGATgggcttctaccgggcctaggaagaagaagtctaagcccattagatttcttattCCACAAGAAATACGTCAGCTTGATCCCTGTATAAAGGGTACATAGACatattgagagggtaagaagttgagagtCGATAAGAGAGCCGGCATGATCAATCTCAGCCCAAAATAACCATAAACCGCGACACACTGTTTGATTTTCCGCGAAaaaccaccgtcatagatctttGTTGTTGCCAGATTCCTCCGTCAAACATCTCATAATCTCAGATTTAATTTATTGAAATATCAAGCCTCAGATTTTTTCTGAAACGAATTAAGCCTCAGATTTATAAGTCCGTATAGTTTGGTCAAAAACATAAGGCGCTAAAATTTACCCAGCAGTTAAAACACAAACCATCTTCAAAACAACTCTCTGAGCAAATCGGCTAATAAATATTCAATTTGTTAAATCTCAGCCCATCTGAAAGTTGAGATTTTTAGATTTCTAAGAGCCCATTAATATTGTAAtggagagagaagaagaagattcAAGAATTCTAAAATCAAAGTTTGTTCTTGATCATGTTGGTGAGGTTTCTGTTACCCTTAATTCTGATGGCCTTTCTTGGATCAAAGTTGATTCTTTTATTAAAAATGTAAgtctttatatatttttatttggttGTGTTTTGTTGGTTTTTTTCAAGGTTGTCTTTAATGTTCTTGGTTTTTTTACTGTTTGTATTTATGTTCTTGTTGGTGGTGTAAATTGTGGAATTTATATGATGGGTTCTGTAAAGATTCAATTTATAGGCTCTATCTGTGATGGGGTATGAATATGATCATTGTTGCGAAAGTCGGGTTGAATTGTTGAATTTGGAATTATTTGGTGGCCAAATGGAACTAGGATTGGAGTTGAGGTTCTATTTTAAGACCAAAAAGCCGTTTTGCGTCTAGCATTGAGCTTGCTCTAACCAACTAAAGATTCTGGTTGACATTTGTAGAACTGAAAAAATAGTTGTTTTAGATTATATAGGAGTTAGAATGTTAAGCTATTAGTAATGAGTAATTTGTGGGATAAGTATGCAGCTCGGTGTTGTGTTTATGTTCTTGTTGGTAAAATTTATTTGATGGGTTCTGCAAAGATTTAATTTCTAGCCTTAATTTGTGATGGGTTTTGTATGATCATTGTTGCGAAAGTTGGGTTGAATtgttaaattttgaattatttggTTACAAAAAGGAACTAGTATTGGAGTTCAAAAAAAACATTTTGCTTTTAGCATTGAACTTGCTGTAACTAACTAGGATTCTGGATGACATTAACAGAACTGAAAAGAAAGTGTTTTATATTATATAGGAGTTAGAACGTTAAGCTATTAGTTATAAGCAATTTGTAGGACGAGTACGCTGTTGGGTGTTATCTTATTGATACAGTATAAATGTTTGGTACATTAAGCTGCAATCTGATAGATATACATCTAAATAGAGCTTGTTGTGGTTGATACTCTGTAGTGTCATTAACTTATCTGCCTGTATTGACTTTTGTTGTTTGCGGTAGAATGACACTGGATCATCTTGTTTGGGTAAGCAGTCTGTTCCCAAAAGGGACACTGCAATCGAATACTCTGATACATATGCAGTTGAGTTCATTGATTGGGGCTTGATTCATGAACCTGCTCTCGGAAAGGCCCCTGGTCGCCTTCTCGGCCGTGCATCTGAGGTTACTTGCTTTGTTCCTTTTCCTAATAATGTGATTACAGTCCCTCCTATTTGAATATAAGGCAACCATGCTTTTTTTGACAGATAACTTTCCTATTTTCTGCTGCAGATGTTTCGCTTCAAGGTACACTGTGTTCGGAGGTCAAAGACTCAGAGTTCCCTTTGGAAAACATCTATTTATACTTTTGGTCACAAGGATTCACAAACATGTCATTTATGGGTGGCTCGCATTAATTTCTCTCTAGACATGGAAGCAGGGCGACCTAAAAGTCTTTTAGTAAGTTGATTAATACATCTAGATTGATATGGTATGCAAGACTGGCAATTTTTTCGTAAGTATAAAATGAAATACACTGGCAGTAAAAGAATTCCAGATTAAATAATGATTGACTAGGTTTTTGTTAATCCGATGAGTGGAAAAGGAAATGGCTGTCGTACGTGGGACGAGGTGGCTCCTATATTTTGTCTCGCTCAAGTACAaacaaaggcaagtttgatgaTCGTATTTAGtttttcaattatttataatgtACTTGTCTGTGCAGTGCTGCATTTTCTGTTATTCAAGTATCTTATTCCTTTTTATGGTTCTATAAGAATCTGAGTAGTATCTTCATGTATTTTAGTATTGTTGGAGTAATTAATCGTAAGGTACATATGAAAGTCAAACAATTACGGTAAGAGCTCAACTAACATCTTTCAAGAGGCAAATTAAGAAAAATTTAAGCTAGAAACTTTACTAGTGGAGCTGATTAAAGTTAATGACAAGCTGCTGAAAAAATTATATGAATAAGTCAAGATCCAGATAGCTTATAAAGTGACCTAATCATTCAGCCAGATAATTTAATTGGCTTAATCTGTTAAGAATGCATTGATGACCTTGGGTGATATAAATACGATGGCTTGGCACTTCTTGAGTTTGGTTAAATATTAAGTTGTTTACTGTGCTTATATTAAAGAAATTAGAATATAAATTTTACTCCCCCATATTAGTGGAGCCTGAACCAGTTCTCTCCCAGGCTTTGAAATGGTTAGGAAAGAGTGAAGACACTTTCTTTACCTTATTAACAGAGTCTATGAATTGGTTTTCCAAAGTTAATAATAATTCTTTACTTATCTAGATATTAATATATAGTTAATTCTAGTAACGTTGATATGCTATTAGTTTTTTACCTTCGGCTTGTTCCTCAGGTGCTTGTGACACGCAGGGCAGGACAAGCTTTTGATGCTACCTCTGGTATTTCAAATAGGGAGCTCAGCCGTTATGATGGCATAGTCGCTGTTGTACGTAACAAAAATCATACATGACTTATGTTTATCTCTCAACATGTTGCTTAGGACTCTATTCTATTTTTGTAGAAAAAATCATCTAACCATTTTCCCTAAAGTTTAACAAATAGTGTCTGTATTACTGTTTTTGACACCTAATAATTGATTACAGTGCCTCAATTCCAACAATCTATATATCAAACTGATTcaattttctaattaattttcTTCTCTTCTGTTTTTTGGCTCCAGGGTGGTGATGGATTTTTCAATGAAATCCTAAATGGACTTCTCTTGTCAAGACATAAAGCTCCTTATCCTCCATCCCCCAATGATTTTGGTCAGCCAGTTAATAAGAATGACAATAACCTGGTTTATTTGAAAGAAACGAGTGTGGGAACTTCAGAACCTATTAAATCGCAAACAAAAAATCTCAGTACGTAGCATTTCATGCAAATTTATTTAGTGTCCATAGTTTGTTAAATATAGCACACTTATCATGgttatcttaattttcaggacCAGAAGATGATATATGTGATTCAGGTTGGTAAAACTCATGTAAATATTCTACCTTGTACATAACTATTCAAGTAGTGGATACAAGAGAATATGGAACACATAACACACTCTTATTGCACCATTTTTTTATTGGTGCTTATTGTTTTCACAGTAGCAGATCGAGAAGACAACTTTCATTTTCCCAATGATCGGTTTAGACTTGGACTTATTCCTGCAGGTTCAACTGATGCTATTGTGATGTGGTATTTTCTTGTGTTGCCAGTCATCCCTCTTTCATGCAAATATCCCATTCAGTACTAGCTGCAAATTTGTGATAAATAATGTTCATTTAATAGTTTGTACATGCATCCCTCCCTCTTTAATTGGAAAGAAAAACAATCATATTAAAGTTTAGACATTTTCTAACGCTAACCGGTCTAAAGTTTCTAAAAAATTTGAGTGTACACCAGTCACTTTTGTACTACATTTACATAAAAAATCACGTACTGCGATTTCTGGAAAATGTCTAAACAATGAATTAGAGAATGTAGTGTTGCACATATTCTCAAGTGAATGATAAATACGCAGGGAAAGGTTGATGCATATAAAGCCGATAGGACTACAC from Apium graveolens cultivar Ventura chromosome 5, ASM990537v1, whole genome shotgun sequence includes the following:
- the LOC141659227 gene encoding ceramide kinase isoform X2, with protein sequence MEREEEDSRILKSKFVLDHVGEVSVTLNSDGLSWIKVDSFIKNNDTGSSCLGKQSVPKRDTAIEYSDTYAVEFIDWGLIHEPALGKAPGRLLGRASEMFRFKVHCVRRSKTQSSLWKTSIYTFGHKDSQTCHLWVARINFSLDMEAGRPKSLLVFVNPMSGKGNGCRTWDEVAPIFCLAQVQTKVLVTRRAGQAFDATSGISNRELSRYDGIVAVGGDGFFNEILNGLLLSRHKAPYPPSPNDFGQPVNKNDNNLVYLKETSVGTSEPIKSQTKNLRPEDDICDSADREDNFHFPNDRFRLGLIPAGSTDAIVMCTTGARDPTTSALHIVLGKRISLDIAQIVRWKATFTSKEEISVRYAASFAGYGFYGDVITESERYRWMGPKRYDYAGTKVFLRHSLYEAEVTFVEDIKDENSSAGDRAKFLPKKSERVVCRVKCDVCNTKPVEMSEPPIRESHLHDLKWLRSRGKFISVGAAVISCRNEKAPDGLVADAHLSDGFLHLLLIKDCPRASYLWHLTQLARKGGHPLNFEFVEHHKTLAFTFKSIGKESVWNVDGELFSAHQLSAQVFRGLVSLFAAGPEV
- the LOC141659227 gene encoding ceramide kinase isoform X1 translates to MEREEEDSRILKSKFVLDHVGEVSVTLNSDGLSWIKVDSFIKNNDTGSSCLGKQSVPKRDTAIEYSDTYAVEFIDWGLIHEPALGKAPGRLLGRASEMFRFKVHCVRRSKTQSSLWKTSIYTFGHKDSQTCHLWVARINFSLDMEAGRPKSLLVFVNPMSGKGNGCRTWDEVAPIFCLAQVQTKVLVTRRAGQAFDATSGISNRELSRYDGIVAVGGDGFFNEILNGLLLSRHKAPYPPSPNDFGQPVNKNDNNLVYLKETSVGTSEPIKSQTKNLRPEDDICDSVADREDNFHFPNDRFRLGLIPAGSTDAIVMCTTGARDPTTSALHIVLGKRISLDIAQIVRWKATFTSKEEISVRYAASFAGYGFYGDVITESERYRWMGPKRYDYAGTKVFLRHSLYEAEVTFVEDIKDENSSAGDRAKFLPKKSERVVCRVKCDVCNTKPVEMSEPPIRESHLHDLKWLRSRGKFISVGAAVISCRNEKAPDGLVADAHLSDGFLHLLLIKDCPRASYLWHLTQLARKGGHPLNFEFVEHHKTLAFTFKSIGKESVWNVDGELFSAHQLSAQVFRGLVSLFAAGPEV
- the LOC141659227 gene encoding ceramide kinase isoform X4, with translation MEREEEDSRILKSKFVLDHVGEVSVTLNSDGLSWIKVDSFIKNSVPKRDTAIEYSDTYAVEFIDWGLIHEPALGKAPGRLLGRASEMFRFKVHCVRRSKTQSSLWKTSIYTFGHKDSQTCHLWVARINFSLDMEAGRPKSLLVFVNPMSGKGNGCRTWDEVAPIFCLAQVQTKVLVTRRAGQAFDATSGISNRELSRYDGIVAVGGDGFFNEILNGLLLSRHKAPYPPSPNDFGQPVNKNDNNLVYLKETSVGTSEPIKSQTKNLRPEDDICDSVADREDNFHFPNDRFRLGLIPAGSTDAIVMCTTGARDPTTSALHIVLGKRISLDIAQIVRWKATFTSKEEISVRYAASFAGYGFYGDVITESERYRWMGPKRYDYAGTKVFLRHSLYEAEVTFVEDIKDENSSAGDRAKFLPKKSERVVCRVKCDVCNTKPVEMSEPPIRESHLHDLKWLRSRGKFISVGAAVISCRNEKAPDGLVADAHLSDGFLHLLLIKDCPRASYLWHLTQLARKGGHPLNFEFVEHHKTLAFTFKSIGKESVWNVDGELFSAHQLSAQVFRGLVSLFAAGPEV
- the LOC141659227 gene encoding ceramide kinase isoform X3, producing the protein MEREEEDSRILKSKFVLDHVGEVSVTLNSDGLSWIKVDSFIKNNDTGSSCLGKQSVPKRDTAIEYSDTYAVEFIDWGLIHEPALGKAPGRLLGRASEMFRFKVHCVRRSKTQSSLWKTSIYTFGHKDSQTCHLWVARINFSLDMEAGRPKSLLVFVNPMSGKGNGCRTWDEVAPIFCLAQVQTKVLVTRRAGQAFDATSGISNRELSRYDGIVAVGGDGFFNEILNGLLLSRHKAPYPPSPNDFGQPVNKNDNNLVYLKETSVGTSEPIKSQTKNLRPEDDICDSDREDNFHFPNDRFRLGLIPAGSTDAIVMCTTGARDPTTSALHIVLGKRISLDIAQIVRWKATFTSKEEISVRYAASFAGYGFYGDVITESERYRWMGPKRYDYAGTKVFLRHSLYEAEVTFVEDIKDENSSAGDRAKFLPKKSERVVCRVKCDVCNTKPVEMSEPPIRESHLHDLKWLRSRGKFISVGAAVISCRNEKAPDGLVADAHLSDGFLHLLLIKDCPRASYLWHLTQLARKGGHPLNFEFVEHHKTLAFTFKSIGKESVWNVDGELFSAHQLSAQVFRGLVSLFAAGPEV